From Aliarcobacter butzleri, the proteins below share one genomic window:
- a CDS encoding helix-turn-helix domain-containing protein: MTKYYLKDLISSNLNSKKNIIKNSFPLEIGTDYMEKIYIQDGFLFSKTNYNIEKPIFLEAKQEERKFVITISLKGNTTYINSGDKKIIPFKEGFTTISLFENTQGFREFKDKQINQIRLILSESFLRRNFQKSLVEKYFFNKQNLQLIDFRLTSIQSQFLLNDILNCSLVGELANIYKQGKIFELLSLEISKLQKNEDDIFLDDYDRSAILKAKEILLNNLQNPPSIVGLAKMVHLSEVKLKRGFKQIYKTSPYQLLVSHKMNLAKNMLESGEYNINEIALQVGYKFANNFTNAFYKEFKIRPKDILKK, encoded by the coding sequence ATGACTAAATATTATTTAAAGGATTTGATTAGTTCAAATCTAAATAGCAAAAAAAATATCATAAAAAATAGTTTTCCACTTGAGATAGGAACTGATTATATGGAAAAGATATATATTCAAGATGGATTTTTATTTTCAAAAACAAATTACAATATAGAAAAACCTATCTTTTTAGAAGCAAAACAAGAAGAGCGAAAATTTGTAATCACTATATCACTCAAGGGAAACACTACATATATAAATAGTGGGGATAAAAAAATCATACCTTTCAAAGAAGGGTTTACTACAATATCACTCTTTGAAAATACACAAGGTTTTAGAGAGTTTAAAGATAAACAGATAAATCAAATTAGATTAATATTAAGTGAAAGTTTTTTAAGAAGAAATTTTCAAAAAAGCTTAGTTGAAAAATATTTTTTTAATAAACAAAATTTACAGTTGATAGATTTTAGATTAACTTCTATTCAATCTCAGTTTTTATTAAATGATATATTAAATTGCAGTCTTGTCGGTGAGTTAGCTAATATATATAAACAAGGTAAAATTTTTGAGTTATTATCTTTAGAAATTTCAAAGTTACAAAAAAATGAAGATGATATTTTTTTAGATGATTATGATAGAAGTGCAATTTTGAAAGCAAAAGAGATATTGTTGAATAACTTGCAAAATCCCCCGTCGATTGTTGGCTTAGCTAAAATGGTTCATTTAAGTGAGGTAAAATTGAAAAGAGGTTTTAAACAGATTTATAAAACTTCTCCTTATCAACTTTTAGTATCTCATAAAATGAACCTTGCAAAAAATATGCTTGAAAGTGGTGAATATAACATCAATGAAATAGCTTTGCAAGTTGGTTATAAGTTTGCAAATAATTTCACTAATGCTTTTTATAAAGAGTTTAAAATACGACCTAAAGATATTTTAAAAAAGTAA
- a CDS encoding manganese efflux pump MntP has translation MLEVLILAFALSMDAFAVSIGLGIKNKQNLKALALKAGLFFGIFQALMPFLGFLGGIGLREYIQGYDKIVAFILLLAIGGKMIYEAFNENVEEEISQITNKILLTLAIATSLDAMAAGYSLHLFNLNIYLSLFVIGFTTFIISYIGVYVGSRGGEKYESKAEILGGVVLILIGLKILLF, from the coding sequence ATGTTAGAAGTTTTAATTTTGGCATTTGCTCTATCTATGGATGCATTTGCTGTTTCTATTGGGCTTGGAATAAAAAACAAGCAAAATTTAAAAGCTTTAGCTTTAAAAGCTGGATTGTTTTTTGGTATTTTTCAAGCACTTATGCCATTTTTAGGCTTTTTAGGTGGAATTGGATTAAGAGAGTATATTCAAGGGTACGATAAAATCGTAGCATTTATTTTACTTCTTGCTATTGGTGGAAAGATGATTTATGAAGCATTTAATGAAAATGTAGAAGAAGAGATAAGTCAAATCACAAATAAAATTTTATTAACTTTAGCAATTGCAACAAGTCTTGATGCTATGGCTGCTGGATATAGTCTTCATTTATTTAATCTAAATATATATTTATCACTATTTGTTATTGGATTTACAACGTTTATTATTAGCTATATTGGGGTTTATGTTGGAAGCCGTGGCGGTGAAAAATATGAAAGCAAAGCTGAAATTTTAGGTGGAGTTGTTTTAATATTAATAGGTCTTAAAATTTTACTTTTTTAA
- a CDS encoding MFS transporter, whose protein sequence is MKEIKPLMVITILCVSSMMAFLAVVGPIVRNLGLQEWHAGVMVALAGIAWIFLSRFWGKKSDIYGRKNILLLAIFGFFISYLLLAIFVNYAVITPPLVIISLLVLVATRLLIGVFYSAVPPVSNALIADKVEAQKRTSYMASLGASNGLGMILGPVLGGALASFGLAIPLYAAAILPLLAVFMVLFFLEKDKKIQKTKDTPLHFFDKRLRLPMIASFITMFSIVTSQVCLGFFILDKFQMNEIDTAKTTGYILAIIGVVFIATQIVVSKLKNVKSISWLILGSIFATIGYFLISLISSKIELTLAFCIGTIGLGMIMPAFMAITSNSVNSNEQGIAAGTVSSAQGFGIIVGPLLSTVLYKISPEFPFLFASLIFAILVIISLSYKKRGILC, encoded by the coding sequence ATGAAAGAAATTAAACCTTTAATGGTTATTACAATTTTATGTGTATCATCAATGATGGCTTTTTTAGCAGTTGTTGGTCCAATAGTGCGAAATTTAGGCTTACAAGAGTGGCATGCTGGAGTTATGGTTGCACTTGCTGGAATTGCATGGATTTTTTTATCAAGATTTTGGGGCAAAAAAAGTGATATTTATGGAAGAAAAAACATTTTATTACTTGCAATTTTTGGATTTTTTATCTCTTATTTACTTTTAGCAATATTTGTAAATTATGCAGTTATAACTCCTCCACTTGTTATTATCTCTCTTTTAGTTTTAGTAGCTACAAGATTATTAATAGGAGTATTTTATTCAGCTGTTCCACCAGTTTCAAATGCCTTAATTGCAGATAAAGTAGAAGCACAAAAAAGAACTTCTTATATGGCAAGTCTTGGAGCATCAAATGGTTTGGGTATGATTTTAGGACCAGTCCTTGGTGGAGCATTAGCAAGTTTTGGACTAGCAATTCCACTTTATGCAGCTGCAATTTTGCCATTACTTGCAGTTTTTATGGTTCTTTTCTTTTTGGAAAAAGACAAAAAGATACAAAAAACAAAAGATACACCTTTACATTTTTTTGATAAAAGATTAAGACTTCCAATGATTGCTTCATTTATTACTATGTTTAGTATTGTTACTTCACAAGTATGTTTAGGTTTTTTCATCTTAGATAAATTTCAAATGAATGAAATAGATACTGCAAAAACTACTGGATATATTTTGGCAATAATTGGTGTTGTATTTATAGCTACACAAATTGTAGTTTCAAAACTAAAAAATGTAAAATCTATATCTTGGTTGATTTTAGGTTCAATCTTCGCAACAATAGGATATTTTTTAATAAGCCTTATATCTTCTAAAATTGAATTAACTCTTGCTTTTTGTATTGGAACTATTGGACTAGGTATGATAATGCCTGCATTTATGGCAATTACTTCAAATAGTGTAAATTCAAATGAACAAGGAATTGCAGCAGGAACTGTATCATCAGCTCAAGGCTTTGGAATAATAGTTGGTCCACTTCTTAGTACAGTTTTATATAAAATCTCTCCAGAGTTTCCTTTTTTATTCGCAAGTTTAATTTTTGCTATTTTGGTTATAATTTCGCTTTCATATAAAAAAAGAGGAATTTTATGTTAG
- a CDS encoding MFS transporter, giving the protein MKKKLTWSAMTLLFSLYTTQFLGLGFFMEAFIGILRQNGVPLENLGFIYMLGLFWVFRFLWAPFIDRIYFKKMGHYRAWIIIFQSLMVITIFAISILHINEHLNIIIFLAIFFAFFAASQNIALDAFAFKITFKKERSIINAIKTSGGLIGMALGGGVGLILYSKIGWHFTMFIMTIVTAISLLQIIFFSEPTMKHDYFIEKINYKQFFTFWKTKEKKLWFILLFVYPVTISSAFGLTTPLLVDLGWALDKIGFAVHIVGYGIGFLASFGASYVINKFGRKNILIFAAFGQVIGILMMLLLFNHHNNDILVMFVIGLVFMFYTPSQVLMNTIMMDLSSKKTPASQFAIQHSIYMFSGIFFSSMSVSMSGILGYEKIILICAVIGLISMYLSTKIEYIIKGKE; this is encoded by the coding sequence GTGAAAAAAAAATTAACTTGGTCAGCTATGACCTTGTTGTTTAGTTTATATACTACTCAATTTTTAGGTTTAGGCTTTTTTATGGAAGCCTTTATTGGTATTTTAAGACAAAATGGAGTTCCTTTAGAGAATCTTGGATTTATCTATATGCTTGGACTTTTTTGGGTATTTAGATTTTTGTGGGCTCCTTTTATTGATAGAATATATTTCAAAAAAATGGGTCATTATAGAGCTTGGATAATAATTTTTCAATCCTTAATGGTAATAACAATATTTGCAATTTCAATTTTGCATATAAATGAACACTTAAATATCATTATTTTTTTAGCAATATTTTTTGCTTTTTTTGCAGCTTCTCAAAATATTGCACTTGATGCTTTTGCATTTAAAATAACTTTCAAAAAAGAACGTTCAATAATAAATGCTATAAAAACATCAGGAGGATTGATTGGTATGGCTTTAGGTGGAGGAGTTGGACTGATACTATATTCTAAAATTGGTTGGCATTTTACTATGTTTATCATGACAATAGTTACAGCAATTTCTCTTCTTCAGATAATATTTTTTTCAGAACCAACAATGAAACATGATTATTTTATAGAAAAAATCAACTATAAACAATTTTTTACTTTTTGGAAAACAAAAGAAAAAAAACTTTGGTTTATTTTACTATTTGTATATCCAGTTACTATTAGCTCAGCTTTTGGACTTACAACTCCACTTTTAGTAGATTTAGGTTGGGCTTTAGACAAAATTGGTTTTGCAGTTCATATAGTTGGATATGGAATAGGATTTCTAGCATCTTTTGGTGCTTCTTATGTTATAAATAAATTTGGTAGAAAAAATATTTTAATTTTTGCTGCTTTTGGACAAGTTATAGGAATTTTAATGATGTTATTGCTATTTAATCATCATAACAATGATATTTTAGTGATGTTTGTAATAGGATTAGTTTTCATGTTTTATACTCCATCACAAGTTTTAATGAACACTATTATGATGGATTTATCTTCAAAAAAAACTCCAGCTTCTCAGTTTGCAATTCAACATAGTATTTATATGTTTTCAGGAATATTTTTTAGTTCTATGTCTGTTTCAATGTCTGGAATTTTAGGTTATGAAAAAATCATATTAATTTGTGCCGTAATTGGCTTAATATCTATGTATTTATCAACAAAAATAGAATATATAATAAAAGGAAAAGAATGA
- a CDS encoding ABC transporter ATP-binding protein has translation MYKEKISSFWNSYKITLEVAKGKEALIKRSYLYFIISFIFQGLAFAFFYPLLNTIFSDNFDLNKTIFWFGVIVLLSLFSFIFKWLASNFNYSGDLVETTHDLRVRLGEKIKTMPLQKLYSYRTGELNSILASDVDASVLHMGIIAGMFFEIAIVPFVIIVATFFINPILAIALLIAIPLSIPIYKWSRKETKWEKTEVTKANATLEADTVEYLQGLPVLRAVNQIGLNAKQLQKSIATVREVQKKGLFASSIPMVIMNTLIEFLFLFILTIGTIFILKGELTLATLLALLIILSRLSEPLANFLAVTAVLDIMEAGFRNIKKLLDIKEFEIQKPIQNPKNFDITFDNVSFSYDSNNQKVLQNLSLNIKENSLTAIVGPSGSGKTTITKLIMRYADPSNGDIKIGNINIRQMKQHTLMSYISVVFQDVYLFDDTILNNIKMGKPNATKEEVLVASKAAFVHEFVSRLPKGYDTKVGEIGGSLSGGERQRISIARAILKDSPIVILDEPTSALDTQSEVAVQAALDELIKNRTVIVIAHRLTTISHANNILVIEDGKLKESGTHENLVSLKGKYYSMFEAQQRVKEWNINNKGTL, from the coding sequence ATGTATAAAGAAAAAATTTCTTCATTTTGGAACTCTTATAAAATCACTCTTGAAGTCGCAAAAGGAAAAGAAGCTTTAATAAAAAGAAGTTATTTATACTTTATCATCTCTTTTATTTTTCAAGGTTTGGCATTTGCATTTTTTTATCCTTTATTAAATACTATTTTTAGTGATAATTTTGATTTAAATAAAACTATATTTTGGTTTGGTGTAATTGTACTTTTAAGTCTTTTTTCTTTTATTTTTAAATGGCTAGCAAGTAATTTTAACTATTCAGGAGATTTAGTTGAAACAACTCATGATTTAAGAGTAAGATTAGGTGAAAAGATAAAAACTATGCCTTTACAAAAATTGTACTCATATAGAACGGGCGAACTAAATTCAATATTAGCAAGTGATGTTGATGCTTCTGTTTTACATATGGGAATAATTGCAGGAATGTTTTTTGAAATAGCAATTGTACCTTTTGTTATTATAGTTGCTACATTTTTTATAAACCCAATACTTGCAATTGCGTTATTAATTGCCATTCCTTTATCAATTCCTATTTACAAATGGAGTAGAAAAGAGACAAAATGGGAGAAAACAGAAGTTACAAAAGCAAACGCAACACTTGAAGCTGATACTGTTGAATATTTACAAGGACTACCTGTTTTAAGAGCAGTTAATCAAATTGGACTTAATGCAAAACAACTTCAAAAATCAATAGCAACTGTAAGAGAAGTTCAAAAAAAAGGATTATTTGCTTCTTCTATACCAATGGTTATAATGAATACCTTAATAGAGTTTTTGTTTTTATTTATTTTAACAATAGGAACAATATTTATCTTAAAAGGTGAATTAACTCTGGCAACCCTTCTTGCTCTTTTAATCATTCTTTCAAGACTTAGTGAACCTTTGGCAAATTTTTTAGCAGTTACTGCTGTTTTAGATATTATGGAAGCTGGATTTAGAAATATCAAAAAATTACTTGATATAAAAGAGTTTGAAATACAAAAACCAATACAAAACCCAAAAAACTTTGATATCACATTTGATAATGTCTCATTTAGTTACGATAGCAACAATCAAAAAGTTTTGCAAAATTTATCTTTAAATATCAAAGAAAATTCTCTTACTGCAATAGTTGGTCCATCAGGAAGTGGAAAAACAACTATTACAAAACTTATTATGAGATATGCAGATCCTTCAAATGGAGATATAAAAATTGGAAATATCAATATACGACAAATGAAACAACATACTTTGATGAGCTATATTTCTGTTGTTTTTCAAGATGTATATTTATTTGATGACACCATTTTAAATAACATTAAAATGGGAAAACCAAATGCCACAAAAGAAGAAGTTTTAGTTGCTTCAAAAGCTGCTTTTGTACATGAATTTGTTTCAAGACTACCAAAAGGTTATGATACAAAAGTTGGAGAAATTGGAGGTAGTTTAAGTGGAGGAGAAAGACAAAGAATAAGTATTGCACGGGCAATACTAAAAGATTCTCCTATTGTAATATTAGATGAACCAACTAGTGCACTTGATACTCAAAGTGAAGTGGCAGTTCAAGCTGCTTTAGATGAGTTAATCAAAAATCGTACTGTCATTGTAATTGCTCATAGACTAACAACTATTTCTCATGCAAACAATATTTTAGTTATTGAAGATGGAAAACTAAAAGAGAGTGGAACTCACGAAAATTTAGTTTCATTAAAAGGGAAATATTACTCTATGTTTGAAGCTCAACAAAGAGTAAAAGAGTGGAATATAAACAATAAAGGAACTTTGTGA
- a CDS encoding ABC transporter ATP-binding protein has protein sequence MKKQKVGLWAIMSPVKFKIRLAMLLASIGAISLISSLLLLSLTLSNILINTPLIIFCIELDLIKTILLLAILTIIAFVSRLAGFIVSHLGAFHLEQILRTNLSQHLATVPLGYIISNGSGTLKKVMQDDVKTLHTFVADSTPMIAKSIVAPISTLIILLIIDYRFALATLSVFILGWITMAFSMRDSKTLRIKYEKSQSNINKAVIEFAQAMPVVRTFDDGTTSFKRYNDALLEYKTNLQHWMNISAFSAKLGMIILSPLPTLIAVLITGIYLLNFGTLELFAFISALFLSTGMADAMMPLMWINNHIKKSQASALRIQEVLEIKSLEIPKETKTIKTYDIEFENVSFKYDSVEKYALKNISFKAKEGSVTALVGPSGAGKSTVAKLIPRFWDVTSGEIKIGDVNIKELSSETLMNTVSFVFQDTFLFQDTIYNNIKMANEKATKEDIVNACKAAQIHDFIQSLPDGYETLAGDRGTNLSGGQKQRITIARAILRNTPIIVLDEATAFADPENEEEIVKALANLTINKTVIMIAHRLSTIKDSDQIIVFDEGKISEIGKHDELLEKQGIYSKLWSNYEKASSWNLEKIEDKKGKNNV, from the coding sequence ATGAAAAAACAAAAAGTAGGACTTTGGGCTATTATGTCCCCAGTTAAATTCAAAATTAGATTAGCTATGTTATTAGCTAGTATTGGTGCGATAAGTTTGATTTCAAGTTTATTACTTCTTTCTCTTACCTTATCAAATATTTTAATTAACACTCCTTTGATTATTTTTTGTATTGAATTGGATTTAATCAAAACTATACTTTTATTAGCAATTCTAACAATTATCGCTTTTGTATCAAGATTAGCAGGATTTATAGTTTCACATTTAGGAGCTTTTCACTTAGAACAAATATTAAGAACAAACTTATCACAACATTTAGCAACCGTTCCTTTAGGATATATTATCTCAAATGGTTCAGGAACTTTAAAAAAAGTTATGCAAGATGATGTAAAAACTTTACATACTTTTGTTGCTGATAGTACACCAATGATTGCAAAAAGTATAGTTGCCCCAATAAGTACTTTAATCATACTTTTGATTATTGATTATAGATTTGCTCTTGCAACTCTTAGTGTATTTATTTTAGGTTGGATTACTATGGCATTTTCCATGAGAGATTCAAAAACTTTACGAATAAAATATGAAAAAAGTCAATCAAATATAAATAAAGCTGTTATTGAGTTTGCTCAAGCTATGCCAGTTGTACGAACTTTTGATGATGGAACAACTTCATTTAAAAGATATAACGATGCTTTATTGGAATATAAAACAAACCTTCAACATTGGATGAATATAAGTGCTTTTAGTGCAAAACTTGGAATGATTATTTTAAGTCCACTTCCTACACTAATTGCCGTTCTTATTACTGGTATTTATCTTTTAAATTTTGGAACTCTTGAATTATTTGCATTTATAAGCGCCCTATTTTTAAGTACAGGTATGGCAGATGCAATGATGCCACTTATGTGGATAAATAACCATATAAAAAAATCTCAAGCATCAGCACTTAGAATTCAAGAAGTTTTAGAAATAAAATCTCTTGAAATTCCAAAAGAGACAAAAACTATAAAAACCTATGACATTGAATTTGAAAATGTATCTTTTAAATATGACAGCGTTGAAAAATATGCTTTAAAAAATATAAGTTTCAAGGCAAAAGAAGGAAGTGTTACTGCGCTCGTTGGTCCAAGTGGCGCGGGCAAAAGTACAGTTGCAAAACTAATTCCTAGATTTTGGGATGTAACTAGTGGTGAAATAAAAATTGGTGATGTTAATATAAAAGAACTAAGTAGTGAAACTTTGATGAACACAGTCTCTTTCGTATTTCAAGATACTTTTTTATTTCAAGATACAATTTATAATAACATCAAAATGGCAAATGAAAAAGCAACTAAAGAAGATATAGTAAATGCTTGTAAAGCTGCACAAATTCATGATTTTATACAGAGTCTACCAGATGGTTATGAAACACTTGCAGGAGATAGAGGAACAAATCTTTCAGGTGGACAAAAACAAAGAATCACAATAGCAAGAGCAATTTTAAGAAATACTCCAATTATTGTTTTAGATGAAGCAACAGCTTTTGCAGACCCTGAAAATGAAGAAGAGATAGTAAAAGCATTAGCAAATTTAACTATAAATAAAACAGTTATTATGATAGCTCATCGTCTTTCTACTATAAAAGATTCTGATCAAATTATTGTATTTGATGAAGGAAAAATATCAGAAATTGGAAAACATGATGAACTTTTAGAGAAACAAGGTATCTATTCAAAACTTTGGAGCAACTATGAAAAAGCTAGTTCTTGGAACCTAGAAAAAATAGAAGATAAAAAAGGAAAAAACAATGTATAA
- a CDS encoding TonB-dependent receptor: MLKKKNIILFSLFVSSLLFANETTKLEEITVSANKMEENIQDVPQSITVIDEETIEQKGIKNISDVIKEVPNMNIMANTGMGTTTSFRGLNASMFTNNNPVVIYIDGVPYYDRFDFNPSLANVEQIEILRGPQGTLYGKDAIGAVINITTKSPSNEWHGNIGAEYGNDNTFNTKLNTSGAIINNKLFAGINGSYNHSDGWITNHYPGMKEDANEKNDRKTSGFLLYKPTDELSAKLTLADNYTKNYFMDGFSSDPSLDINSLKRKDAENANYDVPAWDKQKVKSQALNLSYELEKVKIDSTSTHKKFDLNAEFDSDNRADNANDGLRQWNYTKVDTYSQELKLSSKNQDIKWVTGLYFDKENRKQGPYGAEQLYLGAVYVGDAYSDSDSKTQAIFGQTMIPLGEDFELTLGGRYQKINKEIDVVAKSSWAGMSIPDVSYEDEKTWNTFLPKAALSYKINDNLTTYVSVSKGYMPGGFNYYPSTSNGQDNTFEPQKSTNYEIGAKYIGDSFALNTSIFRMDIEDIHVYKQLMGGTVFATSNAKKAHSQGIEVDGTYFLTDNLSLFGAVGLIQAKYDDYDNGTRKYDGEKIENTPSYTANFGISYLANSGLYGRLDFNARGNTSYLDGGNNDRLIRADGGITANTKIGYRIKNWDIYSYVNNITDEDYVTSYMSKSGSSWVGFNDPRRFGIGAIYKF, encoded by the coding sequence ATGTTAAAAAAGAAGAATATTATCTTATTTTCTTTATTTGTAAGCTCTTTATTATTTGCAAATGAAACAACAAAACTTGAAGAAATAACAGTAAGTGCAAATAAAATGGAAGAAAATATACAAGATGTTCCACAAAGTATAACTGTAATTGATGAAGAGACAATAGAACAAAAAGGAATTAAAAATATCTCTGATGTAATAAAAGAAGTTCCTAATATGAATATTATGGCAAATACGGGAATGGGAACAACTACTTCATTTAGAGGATTAAACGCTTCTATGTTTACAAATAATAACCCTGTTGTTATTTATATAGATGGTGTGCCATATTATGATAGATTTGATTTTAATCCAAGTTTAGCAAATGTTGAACAAATAGAAATTTTAAGAGGACCACAAGGAACACTTTATGGAAAAGATGCAATTGGTGCAGTTATAAATATAACTACAAAATCCCCATCAAATGAATGGCATGGAAACATTGGTGCAGAGTATGGAAATGATAATACTTTTAATACAAAATTAAATACAAGTGGAGCAATAATAAATAATAAATTATTTGCTGGGATTAATGGTTCATATAATCATTCAGATGGTTGGATTACAAATCATTATCCTGGAATGAAAGAAGATGCAAATGAAAAAAATGATAGAAAAACAAGCGGTTTTTTACTATATAAACCAACAGATGAACTTTCAGCAAAATTAACATTAGCAGATAACTATACAAAAAACTATTTTATGGATGGATTTAGTTCAGATCCAAGTCTTGACATAAATAGCTTAAAACGAAAAGATGCCGAAAATGCAAATTATGATGTGCCTGCTTGGGATAAACAAAAAGTAAAATCACAAGCATTAAATTTATCTTATGAACTAGAAAAAGTAAAAATTGATTCAACATCAACTCATAAAAAGTTTGATCTAAATGCAGAATTTGATTCAGATAATAGGGCAGATAATGCTAATGATGGATTAAGACAATGGAACTATACAAAGGTTGATACTTATTCTCAAGAGCTTAAATTATCAAGTAAAAATCAAGATATAAAATGGGTAACAGGTTTATACTTTGATAAAGAAAATAGAAAACAAGGTCCTTATGGTGCAGAACAACTCTATCTTGGAGCTGTTTATGTAGGAGATGCATACTCAGATTCTGATAGCAAAACTCAAGCTATTTTTGGTCAAACAATGATTCCATTAGGAGAAGATTTTGAACTTACTTTAGGTGGAAGATATCAAAAAATAAATAAAGAAATAGATGTTGTTGCAAAATCAAGTTGGGCAGGTATGTCAATACCTGATGTATCATATGAAGATGAAAAAACTTGGAATACTTTTTTGCCAAAAGCTGCACTTTCATATAAAATCAATGACAATTTAACAACCTATGTATCAGTTTCAAAAGGTTATATGCCAGGAGGTTTCAACTACTATCCTTCAACATCAAACGGTCAAGACAATACATTTGAGCCACAAAAATCTACAAATTATGAAATTGGAGCAAAATATATAGGAGATAGCTTTGCTTTAAATACAAGTATTTTTAGAATGGATATAGAAGATATTCATGTTTATAAACAACTTATGGGAGGGACTGTATTTGCTACTAGTAATGCTAAAAAAGCTCACTCTCAAGGTATAGAAGTAGATGGAACATACTTTTTAACTGACAATTTAAGTCTTTTTGGAGCAGTTGGATTAATCCAAGCAAAATATGATGATTATGATAATGGAACTAGAAAGTATGATGGAGAAAAGATAGAAAATACTCCTTCTTATACAGCAAACTTTGGAATATCATATTTAGCTAATAGTGGACTTTATGGTAGATTAGATTTTAATGCTAGAGGAAATACAAGTTATCTTGATGGAGGAAATAATGATAGATTGATTAGAGCAGATGGAGGAATAACTGCAAATACTAAAATCGGTTATAGAATCAAGAACTGGGATATTTATAGTTATGTAAATAATATTACAGACGAAGATTATGTAACTTCATACATGTCAAAATCTGGTTCTTCATGGGTTGGGTTTAATGATCCAAGAAGATTTGGAATTGGAGCAATTTACAAATTTTAA
- a CDS encoding helix-turn-helix domain-containing protein has protein sequence MSHNFTIDDISEFMSSSSNKEFNLTFPDNFGYMNCKKEIVSDDIYLFKTHAQANKDFSIQTNSKVDSLFINIILDGKVQYQSNTDDKIETFKKNDTYIKYIDEADSMTALDKNSFSKGLAISIKNDFLEKQLSTYSYLLDKIKTSSSFIHRVDNSLNIKLANELFNSPFTNELHNIYLQSKVLEIIYNQIKEFEKCFCKKECNCEKIKLSNEDIQALYKARDIVLLTHDFPDLSTLARKVAINEFKLKFGFKKLFNTTVGQMILEHKMIHAKQLLETSEFSILEIANFVGYKYQQSFSNAFFQFFGLRPKDVMKSRNYYY, from the coding sequence ATGTCTCACAATTTTACAATAGATGATATAAGTGAATTTATGAGTTCTTCCTCAAATAAAGAGTTTAATTTAACTTTTCCAGATAATTTTGGTTATATGAATTGTAAAAAAGAGATAGTAAGTGATGATATATATTTATTTAAAACTCATGCTCAAGCAAATAAAGATTTTTCGATACAAACAAATTCGAAAGTTGACAGTTTATTTATAAATATAATACTTGATGGAAAAGTTCAATATCAGTCAAATACTGATGATAAAATAGAAACTTTCAAAAAAAATGATACTTATATAAAGTATATAGATGAAGCTGATTCTATGACAGCATTAGATAAAAACTCTTTTTCTAAAGGACTTGCAATATCTATAAAGAATGACTTTTTAGAAAAGCAATTATCAACTTATTCGTATTTACTTGATAAGATAAAAACTTCTTCCTCTTTTATACATAGAGTAGATAATTCTCTTAATATAAAGTTAGCAAATGAACTTTTTAATTCACCTTTTACAAATGAATTACACAATATCTATTTACAAAGTAAAGTATTAGAAATAATTTATAATCAAATTAAAGAGTTTGAGAAATGTTTTTGTAAGAAAGAGTGTAATTGTGAAAAAATAAAACTTTCAAATGAAGATATACAAGCACTTTATAAAGCAAGAGATATTGTACTTTTAACTCACGATTTTCCAGATTTATCAACACTTGCTAGAAAAGTAGCTATTAATGAATTTAAACTAAAATTTGGATTTAAAAAACTTTTTAATACAACTGTTGGACAAATGATTCTTGAGCATAAGATGATTCATGCAAAACAGCTTTTAGAAACAAGTGAATTTTCTATTTTGGAAATTGCAAACTTTGTTGGATATAAATATCAACAAAGTTTTTCAAATGCTTTTTTTCAATTTTTTGGTCTTCGCCCAAAAGATGTTATGAAAAGTAGAAATTACTATTATTAA